Proteins encoded within one genomic window of Methanosarcina barkeri str. Wiesmoor:
- the ppcA gene encoding phosphoenolpyruvate carboxylase — translation MSRKTVFPKVMCTQHPDSASKYIATQEEPGEAIEAAQIFGCDEYMPDYEGKATPYHQNVQVVSKFIEETDLIPGKDIIITPRAPSAVQENQFRQLMVMMSIAEANYNALEYSDVQAINEFVHPMTDSVREIIGAQQHMVDVSELAKKEFGFSMEVPCIIPLIEDAPALLHAKELAENTLFAWKGHFGTVPDKFRVFLGKSDSALSFGHVASTLSCKYAINGICELNSELDTQTGIIFGAGTLPFRGHLDLMNAENFFKEYRGVGTITLQSALRYSHKKGDAESLVKLAKARLPETPELFSAEEKEEIINLIGIFGASYSRIIRQLAPTINRIADLLPQQRDRLMHKGTGGYSRSAPDISGLVNLCRTDIGKELEASMPAEDLQLPRAIKFTGALYSIGLPPEFIGTGRALEEAREKLGEAACENLLTKYFPSLAGDLNFASEYLDLNVASRFLSSECLKEVSKDLDILHGAFALETSPEPSYRILVEMMQPDLLQAGSRGNCMDEEVSQLVCSTLTKMGKIRKALG, via the coding sequence ATGAGTAGAAAAACCGTTTTTCCAAAAGTAATGTGTACTCAGCATCCGGACTCAGCGTCGAAATATATCGCAACACAGGAAGAGCCCGGAGAAGCTATAGAGGCTGCACAGATATTCGGCTGTGATGAGTATATGCCGGATTATGAAGGGAAGGCAACCCCGTATCATCAGAATGTTCAGGTTGTATCAAAATTCATAGAAGAAACAGACCTGATCCCAGGAAAAGATATTATTATCACTCCTCGAGCTCCGAGTGCGGTTCAGGAAAACCAGTTCAGGCAACTCATGGTTATGATGTCAATTGCTGAGGCTAATTACAATGCCCTTGAATACTCGGATGTCCAGGCAATCAATGAGTTTGTGCATCCCATGACAGACAGCGTCAGGGAAATTATTGGAGCTCAACAGCATATGGTAGACGTAAGTGAGCTTGCAAAAAAAGAATTTGGTTTTTCAATGGAAGTCCCTTGCATAATTCCTCTTATAGAGGATGCTCCTGCGCTGCTGCATGCAAAAGAACTTGCAGAAAATACGCTTTTTGCCTGGAAAGGACATTTCGGGACAGTTCCTGATAAATTCAGGGTGTTTCTGGGTAAATCCGACTCTGCCCTTTCCTTTGGGCATGTTGCAAGCACGCTTTCATGCAAATACGCAATAAACGGAATCTGTGAACTAAATTCCGAACTCGACACCCAAACTGGTATTATATTCGGAGCAGGAACGCTGCCTTTCAGAGGGCACCTTGACCTAATGAATGCAGAGAACTTTTTCAAGGAATACCGGGGAGTCGGGACCATTACTCTGCAGTCCGCGCTCAGGTACAGCCACAAAAAAGGGGACGCTGAATCCCTGGTAAAACTTGCAAAGGCCAGGCTACCTGAAACGCCTGAACTATTTTCGGCCGAGGAAAAAGAAGAAATAATAAACCTCATTGGGATATTTGGGGCAAGCTACAGCAGGATTATCAGGCAATTAGCTCCTACGATAAACCGGATAGCTGACCTTCTCCCACAGCAACGTGATCGTCTTATGCACAAAGGTACAGGTGGCTATTCAAGAAGCGCTCCTGATATCTCAGGCTTAGTTAACCTCTGCCGTACCGATATAGGAAAAGAGCTTGAAGCCAGTATGCCTGCTGAAGACCTTCAGCTTCCAAGAGCAATAAAGTTTACAGGCGCTCTTTATTCCATAGGCCTGCCTCCGGAATTCATAGGGACAGGCCGTGCTCTTGAAGAAGCCCGGGAAAAACTCGGAGAAGCTGCCTGTGAAAACTTGCTTACAAAATATTTCCCCTCCCTTGCAGGTGACCTGAATTTTGCATCAGAATATCTGGACCTCAATGTAGCTTCCCGCTTCCTATCAAGTGAATGCCTGAAGGAAGTCAGCAAAGATTTAGACATCCTGCATGGGGCCTTTGCTCTTGAAACTAGTCCAGAACCTTCGTACCGCATCCTGGTAGAAATGATGCAGCCTGACCTCCTGCAGGCAGGAAGTAGAGGAAACTGCATGGATGAGGAAGTTTCCCAGCTTGTATGCTCGACCCTCACCAAAATGGGAAAAATAAGAAAGGCCCTCGGTTAA